From Desulfovibrio sp. UCD-KL4C, a single genomic window includes:
- a CDS encoding Hsp20/alpha crystallin family protein: protein MSNDRIISDKEMEKFNPATDIVETESGFYLYMDIPGVGKQDLDIDIEENVMIVKGKTAQIAVEGEKYISQEFGEGEYLRRFTIADIVDSSNIKANLKNGALELFLPKIAEAKPRKIDVAYG, encoded by the coding sequence ATGAGTAACGATAGAATTATATCTGACAAAGAAATGGAGAAGTTCAACCCCGCAACTGATATTGTTGAAACTGAAAGCGGGTTCTATTTATATATGGATATCCCGGGAGTCGGGAAACAAGATCTCGATATTGATATTGAAGAAAATGTGATGATCGTAAAAGGTAAAACTGCTCAGATAGCCGTTGAAGGGGAGAAATATATTAGTCAGGAATTTGGTGAAGGTGAATACCTGAGAAGGTTTACGATTGCGGATATTGTGGACAGTAGCAATATTAAAGCTAATTTAAAAAATGGTGCTCTGGAATTATTTTTGCCTAAAATTGCAGAAGCAAAACCTCGCAAAATTGATGTCGCATACGGTTAA